Proteins from a genomic interval of Clostridium sp. 'deep sea':
- the infA gene encoding translation initiation factor IF-1, producing MANQKAIEVEGRVVEAMPNARFRVKLENGHEVLATISGKIRMNYIRILTGDRVKIELSPYDLTQGRITYRYK from the coding sequence ATGGCTAATCAAAAAGCAATAGAAGTTGAAGGTAGAGTAGTGGAAGCTATGCCTAATGCCCGTTTTAGAGTAAAACTAGAAAACGGTCATGAAGTATTAGCAACAATCTCAGGTAAAATAAGAATGAATTATATTCGTATTCTTACAGGGGACCGTGTAAAGATTGAATTATCGCCTTACGATTTGACACAAGGTCGGATAACATATCGTTACAAGTAG
- the map gene encoding type I methionyl aminopeptidase, with product MITIKSERELSYMREAGEVVAQALDLMKENVKPGISTKELDDIVTDFMEKVGARPSFKGYQGFPAAICASVNEELVHGIPRRDKILREGDICSIDVGAEVKGYHGDAAKTFAVGDITDEAKHLLQITEKALMDGIAAATSGARLSDISHAVQVEVESHNYSVPREYTGHGIGQEMHEDPQVLNYGPPGRGIKLKPGLTLAIEPMVIAGDYRVKELDDGWTVVSVDGSLCAHFEHTICVREGQAEILTKR from the coding sequence GTGATCACTATTAAATCAGAACGTGAATTATCATATATGCGTGAAGCTGGTGAAGTGGTCGCACAAGCCTTAGACTTAATGAAAGAGAATGTTAAACCCGGAATTTCCACAAAAGAACTGGACGATATCGTTACAGATTTTATGGAAAAAGTAGGGGCTAGGCCCTCTTTCAAAGGGTATCAAGGTTTTCCCGCCGCAATTTGTGCGTCAGTTAATGAAGAATTAGTTCATGGCATACCAAGGCGAGATAAAATACTGCGTGAAGGCGATATTTGTAGTATTGATGTTGGTGCAGAAGTTAAGGGTTATCATGGAGATGCCGCTAAAACCTTTGCAGTAGGCGATATTACAGATGAAGCTAAACATTTATTACAGATTACTGAAAAGGCGCTAATGGATGGTATCGCGGCTGCTACCTCCGGAGCACGTCTATCAGATATATCACATGCCGTTCAGGTTGAAGTAGAGAGTCATAATTACTCTGTACCACGTGAATATACAGGGCATGGTATTGGTCAAGAAATGCATGAGGATCCCCAGGTTCTTAATTACGGTCCACCCGGTAGAGGTATAAAACTAAAGCCTGGGCTAACGTTAGCAATCGAACCAATGGTAATTGCAGGTGACTATCGTGTTAAAGAACTTGATGATGGTTGGACTGTTGTATCAGTCGACGGAAGTCTCTGCGCTCACTTTGAGCATACCATATGTGTTCGCGAGGGTCAGGCAGAAATCCTGACAAAACGCTGA
- the rpsM gene encoding 30S ribosomal protein S13, giving the protein MARISGVDLPREKRVVIGLTYIYGIGRSRAEDILESTGVDPSTRVRDLTEEEVNKIRDFIDVNYVVEGDLRRDVTQSVKRLMEIGCYRGLRHRRGLPVRGQRTKTNARTRKGHKKTVGIRRKK; this is encoded by the coding sequence ATGGCTCGTATATCAGGGGTTGACCTACCACGTGAAAAGCGGGTTGTAATTGGTCTTACCTATATATATGGTATTGGTAGATCTCGTGCTGAGGATATATTAGAAAGCACAGGAGTAGATCCTTCTACTCGCGTACGTGATTTAACTGAGGAAGAAGTTAATAAAATACGTGATTTTATAGATGTAAATTATGTTGTTGAAGGTGATTTACGGCGTGATGTTACGCAGAGCGTAAAGCGTTTAATGGAAATTGGTTGCTACCGTGGCTTACGTCATAGACGTGGTTTACCGGTACGTGGACAACGTACAAAAACAAACGCTCGAACCCGTAAAGGTCATAAAAAGACTGTAGGCATTCGACGTAAAAAGTAA
- the rpsK gene encoding 30S ribosomal protein S11: MARRSRGNNRRRRRERKNVDSGIAHIVSTFNNTIVTITDKSGNALSWSSAGAQGFKGSRKSTPFAAGVAAEVAAKASMEHGMRTVDVRVKGPGPGREAAIRSLQAAGLEVNSIADVTPIPHNGCRPPKRRRV; the protein is encoded by the coding sequence ATGGCAAGAAGAAGTCGAGGAAATAATCGTCGACGTCGACGCGAACGCAAAAATGTCGACTCAGGTATAGCGCATATCGTATCGACATTTAACAATACAATTGTTACGATAACAGATAAATCTGGTAATGCTCTGTCTTGGTCGAGTGCTGGAGCTCAAGGTTTTAAGGGTTCTAGAAAATCGACTCCATTTGCTGCAGGTGTAGCTGCAGAAGTGGCAGCAAAGGCATCAATGGAGCATGGAATGCGTACTGTAGACGTCCGCGTTAAAGGCCCTGGACCAGGTCGTGAGGCTGCAATTAGATCTTTGCAGGCTGCTGGCTTGGAAGTTAATTCCATTGCTGATGTAACTCCCATTCCACACAACGGTTGTCGTCCACCTAAACGACGCCGTGTGTAA
- the rpmJ gene encoding 50S ribosomal protein L36, translating to MKVRPSVKKFCEKCKIIRRKGRVMVICENPKHKQRQG from the coding sequence GTGAAAGTAAGACCGTCGGTAAAGAAGTTTTGTGAAAAATGCAAAATTATCCGCCGTAAAGGTAGGGTAATGGTTATATGTGAAAACCCAAAGCATAAACAACGCCAGGGTTAA